Proteins co-encoded in one Setaria viridis chromosome 9, Setaria_viridis_v4.0, whole genome shotgun sequence genomic window:
- the LOC117840519 gene encoding uncharacterized protein, translated as MAYFGDIIYCGCGMWSYVSSPVIINASTRSLRIRGHAVSLDYPTRTEQKNEANLVVVRPDRRLQDDFVDAGADHGNGRTTAEFKKAVPSLEANLRKQKEQQKPRRPLNHNSDKVANGVYFSKYKAECYADSLRRYCNNGKLIQACRVIDEMVLHGLVPDSKCCIRLIRGLVRTGKANKARHVLEVMVLSGGVPDTITCNMLIARLCCEGQLSSAMKVLEDMRFTGCSPSGITFNTLIRCMCSQHMYDRAVSFWKEQLRIGWPPYEMTSTLLVDLVCKQCGPMRALKVLDELGLEGCQPDVVTYNALINASCKAGCLKDAKMILTRLAAEGIEPNSATYCILLHSLCDKKLWSEVGDLLSHMKQANHEPDVTAYNIFINYFCKYGHLDQAIDVLEMMVSEKCFPDIVTYNTLLNAISKRGMVEEALGIFHSIRENGCQVVRITYNTLIDALAKKGEVINAMTLFDEMIGDGISPDDVTYGSLVMGFCKKNMAKEALEFLNQMLALGFEVKATTFSMMIQALCRECKAEAAAEILRVMVSKNINHRSAFYLSIVTRVAKSGRVKEAQMLHQELVECKVLKEDSQFVLSS; from the coding sequence ATGGCATATTTTGGTGATATAATCTACTGCGGATGCGGTATGTGGTCATATGTTTCTTCTCCAGTAATCATAAACGCGTCTACACGGTCTTTGCGGATTAGGGGGCATGCCGTCTCTTTGGATTATCCCACTAGGACTGAGCAGAAGAATGAAGCTAATCTAGTGGTGGTACGACCAGACCGAAGACTGCAGGATGATTTTGTCGATGCAGGTGCAGACCATGGAAATGGCAGAACAACTGCAGAGTTCAAGAAGGCTGTACCATCTCTGGAAGCTAATCTGAGAAAGCAGAAAGAGCAACAAAAACCAAGAAGGCCCTTGAATCATAACTCGGACAAGGTGGCAAATGGGGTATATTTTTCGAAGTATAAAGCTGAGTGCTATGCCGACAGCCTCCGCAGGTACTGCAACAATGGAAAGCTCATTCAAGCTTGCCGTGTGATCGATGAGATGGTGTTACATGGCCTAGTTCCAGATTCAAAGTGCTGTATTAGACTAATCCGTGGGCTTGTGAGAACTGGTAAGGCAAACAAAGCTAGGCATGTTCTTGAGGTCATGGTGCTTTCAGGTGGTGTTCCCGACACCATCACCTGCAACATGTTGATTGCGCGACTTTGCTGCGAAGGGCAGCTGAGTTCTGCGATGAAAGTATTGGAGGATATGAGGTTTACCGGTTGCTCTCCAAGTGGCATCACTTTTAACACTTTGATTAGGTGCATGTGCAGCCAGCATATGTATGACAGGGCAGTCTCCTTTTGGAAAGAACAGCTAAGAATAGGTTGGCCACCATATGAGATGACGAGCACCTTGCTTGTTGATCTTGTTTGCAAACAATGCGGTCCCATGCGGGCTCTTAAAGTATTAGATGAACTTGGTTTGGAGGGATGCCAACCAGATGTTGTCACCTACAATGCTCTCATCAACGCATCATGCAAAGCAGGCTGTTTGAAGGATGCAAAGATGATCTTAACTCGTCTTGCAGCTGAAGGCATCGAGCCAAATAGTGCAACCTATTGCATCTTGCTTCATTCCCTTTGTGACAAGAAATTGTGGTCTGAAGTAGGTGATTTGCTTTCACACATGAAGCAGGCAAATCATGAGCCTGATGTTACTGCCTACAATATATTTATCAACTACTTCTGTAAGTATGGACATCTGGATCAGGCAATTGATGTTTTAGAGATGATGGTGAGTGAGAAATGCTTTCCTGATATAGTGACATACAACACACTTCTGAATGCCATCTCTAAAAGGGGGATGGTTGAAGAAGCTCTCGGGATTTTTCATTCTATCAGAGAAAATGGATGCCAGGTGGTTCGTATCACATACAACACCCTCATAGATGCTTTAGCAAAGAAGGGTGAGGTTATTAATGCTATGACTCTGTTTGATGAAATGATTGGTGATGGGATCAGTCCTGATGATGTCACTTATGGTTCACTTGTTATGGGATTCTGTAAGAAGAACATGGCCAAGGAAGCACTGGAGTTTTTGAATCAGATGCTTGCTCTTGGTTTTGAGGTTAAAGCAACTACATTTTCCATGATGATCCAAGCATTGTGCAGAGAGTGTAAAGCTGAAGCTGCTGCTGAAATACTAAGAGTAATGGTATCAAAAAATATTAACCACAGGAGTGCATTTTACTTATCTATAGTGACAAGAGTTGCCAAATCAGGTCGAGTTAAAGAGGCCCAAATGCTACACCAGGAGTTAGTAGAGTGCAAGGTCCTTAAAGAAGATTCCCAATTTGTTTTAAGTAGCTAG
- the LOC117840520 gene encoding probable serine/threonine protein phosphatase 2A regulatory subunit B''delta, whose protein sequence is MEVEPARRDAAALDPELLQLPELAPGALRENSIIADALYSQWLVLPETAKLVKSLIEDAKAGATLNVAGTSASANAASSSSLPSMFPAGSAPPLSPRSTSGSPRVMRRGSGAGPSSLGSPLKLVSEPVREVIPQFYFKHGRPPPKDLKEQCLSRIDHLFFGGEGLQIQEFRSVTKDICKLPSFFSSVLFKKIDVACTGTVSRDAFVEYWINDNKITMDMASQIFEILRKPGYNYLTQDDFKPVLKELLATHPGLEFLQGTPEFQERYAETVIYRVFYSINRSGNGHLTLRELKRGNLIAALQQLDEEEDINKVLRYFSYEHFYVIYCKFWELDTDHDFLIDKENLIRYGNHSLTYRIVDRIFTQIPRKFTSMTEGKMGYEDFVYFILSEEDKSSEPSLEYWFKCIDLDGNGILTSNEMQFFYEEQLHRMECMAQEPVLFEDILCQMIDMIGPENESYFTLRDLKRCKLSGNIFNILFNLNKFMAFETRDPFLIRQERENPTLTEWDRFAHREYIRLSMEEDGEDASNGSGDVWDESLEAPF, encoded by the exons ATGGAGGTGGAGCCTGCGAGgagggacgcggcggcgctggacccGGAGCTGCTGCAGCTCCCGGAGCTTGCGCCGGGCGCGCTCCGTGAGAATTCCATCATAGCTGATGCGCTCTACTCGCAGTGGCTCGTGCTACCCGAGACGGCCAAGCTG GTAAAGTCTTTGATTGAGGATGCAAAAGCTGGTGCTACGCTTAATGTTGCTGGAACCTCTGCTAGCGCAAATGCTGCTTCAAGTAGTTCTCTACCATCAATGTTTCCTGCTGGTAGTGCTCCTCCACTTTCTCCTAGGAGCACTTCTGGTTCTCCCCGTGTTATGAGACGAGGATCTGGTGCTGGACCATCGTCCTTGGGTTCTCCATTAAAATTAGTTAGTGAACCAGTGAGAGAAGTTATACCTCAG TTTTACTTCAAGCACGGGCGTCCTCCTCCGAAAGACTTGAAGGAGCAGTGCTTATCTAGAATAGATCACCTGTTTTTTGGTGGGGAGGGGCTTCAGATTCAAG AATTCAGATCGGTCACAAAGGACATATGCAAACTCCCTTCGTTCTTCTCCAGTGTTCTTTTCAAGAAAATTGATGTTGCGTGCACTGGAACCGTCTCAAG ggatgcatttgttgaatactgGATCAATGATAATAAGATTACAATGGATATGGCTAGCCAAATATTTGAAATATTAAGAAAGCCAGGTTACAACTATCTCACTCAG GATGACTTCAAGCCTGTCCTAAAAGAACTCCTGGCAACTCACCCTGGCTTAGAGTTCTTACAAGGGACCCCAGAGTTTCAGGAGAGATATG CGGAGACTGTAATATACAGAGTCTTTTACTCCATCAATAGATCTGGAAATGGCCATCTGACTCTGAGAGAGCTCAAACGTGGAAATTTAATTGCCGCCCTTCAGCAATtagatgaggaagaagatatCAACAAAGTGTTGAG ATACTTCTCATATGAGCACTTCTATGTGATCTACTGCAAATTTTGGGAGCTGGATACAGATCATGATttcttgattgataaggaaaaccttatcagaTATGGAAATCATTCATTGACCTATAGAATAGTTGATAGAATTTTTACACAG ATCCCAAGGAAATTCACAAGCATGACAGAAGGAAAGATGGGTTATGAAGACTTTGTTTACTTTATATTATCAGAGGAAGACAAATCATCTGAGCCTAGCCTTGAATACTG GTTTAAGTGCATTGATCTTGATGGTAATGGTATTTTAACTTCCAATGAAATGCAATTTTTCTATGAGGAGCAATTGCACCGTATGGAGTGCATGGCACAGGAGCCTGTGCTTTTTGAGGACATATTATGCCAGATGATTGACATGATTGGACCAGAG AATGAGAGCTATTTTACACTACGGGACTTAAAACGGTGTAAACTCTCAGGAAATATATTCAATATTCTTTTCAATCTGAACAAGTTCATGGCATTTGAAACTCGTGATCCGTTCCTCATTCGCCAG GAACGTGAAAACCCAACTCTAACTGAGTGGGATCGGTTCGCCCATAGAGAGTATATTAGGTTGTCCatggaagaagatggtgaagatgCTTCAAATGGAAGTGGGGATGTTTGGGATGAATCACTTGAAGCTCCATTCTGA
- the LOC117839139 gene encoding vacuolar protein sorting-associated protein 2 homolog 3 produces the protein MNPFAKKPTPREVMRSSKRDLTNATRGIERDIASLQQEEKKLVAEIKRTAKTGNEAATKILARQLIRLRQQISNLQGNRAQIRGIATHTQAMHANTSVATGLQSASKAMGALNKQMAPAKQTKIMQEFQKQSAQMDMMNEMMSDSIDDVLDDDQAEEETEELANQVLDEIGVDIASQLSSAPKGKIAGKKVQVDDSSELEELEKRLAALKNP, from the exons ATGAATCCCTTCGCGAAGAAGCCAACGCCGCGAG AGGTCATGCGGAGCAGCAAGCGAGACCTGACGAATGCTACACGAG GGATTGAGAGAGATATTGCGTCACTACAACAAGAG GAGAAGAAGCTAGTTGCTGAAATTAAAAGGACAGCAAAAACTGGCAATGAG GCAGCAACGAAAATTCTAGCCCGGCAGCTGATCAGGTTAAGGCAGCAGATTTCTAATTTGCAAGGTAACCGAGCTCAGATTCGGGGGATTGCGACTCATACTCAG GCAATGCATGCCAACACTTCAGTGGCTACTGGTTTACAAAGTGCAAGCAAAGCAATGGGAGCTTTGAATAAG CAAATGGCACCTGCCAAGCAGACGAAAATAATGCAAGAATTCCAAAAGCAGTCAGCTCAAATGGATATGATG AATGAGATGATGTCTGATTCAATTGATGATGTCTTAGACGACGATCAGGCTGAGGAAGAGACTGAAGAACTTGCTAATCAG GTTCTGGATGAGATTGGTGTCGACATTGCCTCACAG TTGTCCTCGGCTCCTAAAGGAAAAATTGCTGGAAAGAAGGTTCAGGTTGATGACAG